A window from Esox lucius isolate fEsoLuc1 chromosome 16, fEsoLuc1.pri, whole genome shotgun sequence encodes these proteins:
- the mcm3ap gene encoding germinal-center associated nuclear protein gives MNPNSLFSRQQGGAFQAPSNTNKTSGMFQDFAQQAAPNPPQNVAFGQAATFGQSSAFSQPSVSGQTSAFGQTSSIGQGLVFGQSGRLGQASGQSSTFSSMSQLPGFGQSSLGQSSSGFGGPPPPSYGQATGQSQSSGFGQTPAFGKTSAFGQPPPYGQQQTPAFGMSTGISQDSSSSTTATSTGLAPSMTFGQSPFGQPQPSTTTVSFSATQSIVQSKGFGTSEFSFKPSNEVLFKPIFSASPEPANTQPTPEQPFSGAVTTNLPSSSSMDSKGLTSSAFCLLTGAKSGPLGFSFSQPAAAPSIPAAGATTNLAQKDPLTSSTGSASGLQFTFAQPAALSSTNTSSSPSSFSFSAKVLQSQPGPPMSLFEGVSFGQKSAFGETKTSAPAQDAGGDDESTGEVTTFGRLGKGTKRKEEPADSSIALGKPPPKQDDQAGGDLPQPKRSSRGPAGGLFGRAMSGLFRSPANLARREAVKQKEPPAGWGEVEREDAHASSSHRPTTPPRAQTPTRDLLEKAEDFESVEVHNTEAVTKTPARRGQRGESTDSLGATSPTDATILQCKNVPPSLNRKDIIEKHFGRFGKVRRVFCRPHKNLAIVHFQDHASAAKAKKKGKTLHRHEVLLFWQRKKLSPGEKGDRVPEREEEGDDSQATDPRLGDFPATSSPLRKPLSKAPALSSTVSLSRGSPLKKPSIAKSLQFDTEPQQDSAFEGQSSDHPVPSSLLHLIGQLAETAEDKYRLLEQRDKILRAERPKRTDLVRSFFVGTCPDMCPEKERYMRETRKQLSCFEVIPDTEKVDHVASIKEYSRSSADQEEPLPHELRPLPVLSMTMDYLVTQIMDQGHENYHDWYDFVWNRTRGIRKDITQQHLCDPLTVSLIEKCTRFHVHCAHHLCQEHMRTFDAKINNENMTKCLQSLKEMYQDLATRDVYCPREAEFRQYNVLLKLDVGDVLREVQQFREEVRNSPEVKFAVQAFAAFNSNNFVRFFKLVKSGSYLAGCLLHRYFNQVRGKALRTLNIAHTVSSQRSTIFPLEDLVRMLMFKDAGEATDFIQQFGLTVSDTLVELSRTAWQEPELTLPQVKSDVIVAKRAALVGEVVNGGLLPCPPQHVPICSFDANNRYRGEMPLAETSSTTGVFRTVPVAETVPAFTLQRPEIRAQAEVELQTLLNPAIQVPLYPSLGNPAETGRPVLGTDETAEPEPTQPTVHVHPAADLQQQLFQPIDVAQPRPVRPPSPPPKPEAVYSDLDILGELDCMVEEVLETGVREVARAGADYAAFALGESIGHMKAVVNEVVGQMLREVSAAEVQAERERLAEERRQIDEARRKQEHEVFIAQFSERLCSEISQEVLTECIQETAAAEIQLATEEKTARVMRCSEEVCCRLVEETLDKEIFVLVENILKAELQRIQKYIKRWRDVVAVRRQLKRQMRGFPAAPCCVDPQHQLKALAPSAPSQPSMESLARGMVNLGNAGYMALSSTRLLKMRQEAIHQMRVHFYYQQLLDETVWNPLDLPMLAVENVPNPPDRIFWKAALLLPSEHESEASIADRVLTDWLETKLGGMDNEQQFNEQQQEGTFRTLCITNALRDSGERTHKVHLSVKASRGPLSEEGLSKMEEAQELQGTRALLMLLPAPSSGSEDQDVPLLSALLQLKQLQQANIWDCPLPLAILVPGLQDVQKLEEDLMLQTLVEDGLISEHTFVPIPETTSDLQGSEKVSEAVRWLLARAPAPSLVSCRTLVHFVETGLCREFSARLYGHRQDRAGARLAQQHPAPVINLYNAVLSFLADIVSSQQLTTLSWPPGEFALPDMRDLVPHMGWNSPQHLAWLRRAVLSLQIPSWNLPADSASWPQLCASIFQYAGQVSASRHSQPLLMSHLENLLERVRCSTTAAQDQWDANEGPSMEQIPWDEVVALCIDHKLKDWQPPDGPVCADAVTEDGEVLVYFSKEALKGFQPPAEWTEAVRLTHREKQLETLGDSPGGFSVPETVPKASLRLPIRQKLFQSLADGPEQTVASSATVDITHTPSPRELLPHKVLHGLQEERALSQRCEEQLQRWLEVEPLDMPSLPLFMPSTLLSMTNILAPIRTPAADVAAPQEADLEDPLEKVGRDWFKGAPISMTQRLKELDSLLLASREEELACSLKLNSLLHIVED, from the exons ATGAATCCCAACAGTCTCTTTAGCAGACAGCAGGGAGGTGCCTTTCAGGCTCCTAGCAACACTAACAAGACCAGTGGCATGTTCCAGGACTTTGCACAGCAAGCTGCCCCTAATCCTCCACAGAACGTAGCATTTGGACAGGCAGCAACTTTCGGCCAATCATCTGCCTTCAGTCAACCCTCAGTGTCTGGACAGACCTCAGCTTTTGGGCAAACATCCTCTATTGGACAGGGCTTGGTTTTTGGGCAAAGTGGAAGATTAGGGCAGGCATCAGGGCAGTCATCAACATTTTCTTCAATGAGTCAGCTTCCAGGTTTTGGTCAATCCTCATTGGGGCAGAGTAGTTCTGGGTTTGGTGGCCCCCCCCCACCTTCATACGGACAGGCCACCGGACAGAGTCAGAGCTCAGGTTTTGGACAGACGCCAGCATTTGGAAAGACCTCTGCCTTTGGGCAGCCGCCACCATACGGGCAGCAGCAGACCCCTGCATTTGGAATGTCTACTGGGATCTCTCAGGATTCCTCCAGCTCCACCACTGCCACTTCCACAGGTTTGGCACCGTCAATGACCTTTGGACAGTCGCCTTTTGGCCAGCCACAGCCCAGCACGACTACTGTCTCCTTCAGCGCAACTCAGAGTATTGTCCAGAGTAAAGGCTTTGGCACGTCAGAGTTCAGCTTCAAACCATCCAACGAGGTACTGTTTAAGCCCATCTTCAGTGCCAGCCCGGAGCCTGCTAACACCCAACCTACACCCGAGCAGCCCTTCAGTGGCGCTGTCACCACCAACCTGCCCTCCTCTAGCAGTATGGACAGCAAAGGACTCACCAGCTCAGCATTTTGTCTTCTGACTGGTGCGAAAAGTGGCCCACTCGGCTTCAGCTTCTCCCAACCGGCAGCAGCCCCTTCCATACCTGCAGCCGGGGCCACAACCAACCTGGCTCAGAAAGACCCCCTCACCAGCAGCACAGGCTCTGCCAGCGGCCTGCAGTTCACCTTTGCCCAGCCTGCTGCCCTCTCCAGTACCAACACTAGCTCCAGCCCCTCTTCCTTCAGCTTCTCTGCCAAAGTCCTCCAGTCCCAGCCAGGACCTCCCATGTCGCTGTTCGAAGGAGTCAGCTTTGGCCAGAAATCTGCGTTCGGAGAAACCAAAACCAGTGCCCCAGCCCAGGACGCGGGTGGCGATGACGAAAGCACTGGTGAAGTGACCACGTTTGGGAGACTTGGAAAAGGAACCAAGCGAAAGGAGGAGCCAGCAGATTCCAGCATCGCTCTAGGAAAGCCTCCGCCAAAACAGGACGACCAAGCAGGAGGTGACCTGCCCCAACCAAAGCGGTCATCCCGCGGCCCAGCTGGAGGGCTCTTTGGCAGGGCTATGAGCGGCCTGTTCCGATCCCCAGCCAACCTGGCGAGGAGGGAGGCGGTGAAGCAGAAAGAGCCGCCAGCTGGTtggggggaggtggagagagaagacGCGCATgcttccagctctcacagacccaCAACACCACCCAGGGCTCAGACCCCAACCAGAGACTTGCTGGAGAAAGCAGAGGACTTCG AATCGGTTGAAGTCCACAACACAGAAGCCGTGACCAAGACCCCAGCGAGGAGAGGGCAACGCGGGGAAAGCACAGACAGCCTAGGGGCCACCTCCCCCACCGACGCTACCATCCTCCAGTGCAAGAATGTCCCGCCCAGCCTTAACCGGAAGGACATCATTGAGAAGCACTTTGGCCGTTTTGGGAAAGTCCGCCGGGTCTTCTGCCGACCACACAAGAACCTGGCTATCGTCCACTTCCAAGACCAT GCATCAGCAGCAAAGGCCAAGAAGAAGGGCAAGACGCTGCACCGACATGAAGTCCTGCTGTTCTGGCAGAGAAAGAAGCTCA GCCCGGGGGAGAAAGGGGATAGAGTcccagagagggaggaggaaggagatgaCAGCCAGGCCACTGACCCTAGATTGGGGGACTTCCCAGCCACCTCCTCCCCGCTGAGAAAGCCTCTCTCCAAAGCCCCGGCACTCAGCAGCACCGTCTCTCTCAGCCGGGG CTCCCCGTTAAAGAAGCCATCCATTGCCAAGTCCCTGCAGTTTGACACCGAACCTCAGCAGGACTCCGCCTTTGAGGGCCAGAGCTCTGACCACCCGGtcccttcttccctcctccACCTGATTGGCCAGCTGGCTGAGACTGCAGAGGATAAGTACCGCCTCCTGGAGCAAAGGGACAAGATCCTACGGGCCG AACGGCCCAAACGGACAGACCTAGTGCGGTCATTCTTTGTTGGGACGTGCCCGGACATGTGTCCAGAAAAGGAGCGCTACATGAGGGAGACGCGCAAACAGCTCAGCTGCTTTGAGGTCATCCCCGACACGGAGAAG GTGGACCATGTAGCATCCATCAAGGAGTACAGCAGGTCATCAGCAGACCAGGAAGAGCCCCTCCCTCATGAGCTGCGGCCCCTCCCTGTCCTCAGCATGACCATGGACTACCTGGTCACTCAGATCATGGACCAAGGCCACGAGAACTACCACGACTGGTACGACTTTGTCTGGAATCGGACCCGCGGCATCCGGAAG GACATCACCCAGCAGCATCTGTGTGACCCCCTGACGGTGTCACTGATCGAAAAGTGCACGCGCTTTCACGTGCACTGTGCCCACCACCTGTGCCAGGAGCACATGAGGACGTTCGACGCCAAGATCAACAACGAGAACATGACCAAGTGCCTGCAGAGCCTGAAGGAGATGTACCAGGACCTGGCTACCAGGGACGTCTACTGCCCCAGAGAGGCAGAGTTCCGCCAGTACAACGTGTTGCTCAAACTAGATGTCGGAGACGTCCTTCG CGAAGTGCAGCAGTTCAGGGAGGAGGTGCGCAACTCCCCGGAGGTGAAGTTTGCCGTGCAGGCATTCGCTGCTTTCAACAGCAACAACTTTGTGCGCTTCTTCAAGCTGGTGAAGTCTGGCTCCTACCTTGCAGGTTGCTTACTTCACAGATACTTCAACCAG gtgAGGGGCAAGGCCTTGAGGACCCTGAACATTGCCCATACAGTGAGCTCCCAGAGGTCCACCATTTTCCCCTTGGAGGATCTGGTGCGTATGCTGATGTTCAAGGACGCAGGCGAGGCCACAGACTTCATCCAGCAGTTTGGTCTCACCGTCAGTGACAC CTTGGTGGAACTGAGCCGCACAGCCTGGCAGGAGCCCGAACTTACCCTCCCGCAGGTGAAGTCCGATGTCATCGTGGCCAAAAGGGCGGCGCTGGTCGGGGAGGTGGTCAACGGAGGGCTGCTTCCCTGCCCACCCCAGCACGTCCCCATCTGTAGCTTTGACGCCAACAACAGGTACCGGGGGGAGATGCCGTTGGCAGAAACCTCGTCAACCACCGGAGTCTTCAGGACCGTCCCGGTGGCCGAAACAG TGCCAGCCTTCACCCTGCAAAGGCCAGAGATCAGGGCCCAGGCAGAGGTCGAGCTCCAGACACTGTTAAATCCTGCCATCCAGGTCCCACTGTACCCCAGCCTTGGTAACCCCGCGGAGACTGGCCGGCCGGTGCTGGGCACAGATGAAACCGCAGAGCCAGAGCCCACCCAACCAACTGTTCACGTCCACCCTGCTGCAGATCTCCAACAGCAGCTGTTCCAGCCCATTGACGTCGCCCAGCCCCGGCCTGTCAGACCACCCTCGCCGCCGCCCAAACCTGAGGCCGTCTACTCTGACTTG GACATCCTGGGAGAATTGGATTGCATGGTGGAGGAGGTGCTGGAGACAGGGGTGCGCGAAGTGGCCAGAGCTGGGGCAGACTACGCTGCATTCGCCCTTGG TGAGAGCATTGGCCACATGAAGGCTGTGGTTAATGAGGTGGTGGGGCAGATGCTCCGGGAGGTTTCTGCGGCCGAGGTCCAAGCCGAGCGTGAGAGACTGGCCGAGGAGAGACGCCAGATCGACGAAGCCAG GAGAAAGCAGGAGCACGAGGTCTTCATTGCCCAGTTTAGTGAACGTCTCTGCTCCGAGATCAGCCAGGAGGTTCTGACCGAGTGTATCCAAGAGACTGCCGCCGCCGAGATCCA gtTGGCCACAGAAGAGAAGACTGCTCGCGTAATGCGCTGCTCAGAAGAAGTGTGCTGCCGCCTGGTTGAGGAGACCCTGGACAAAGAGATCTTTGTATTGGTGGAGAACATCTTGAAGGCCGAGCTCCAGCGCATACAGAAGTACATCAAAAG GTGGCGTGACGTGGTTGCTGTGCGGAGGCAGCTGAAGAGGCAGATGCGGGGCTTCCCTGCTGCCCCGTGTTGCGTGGACCCCCAGCACCAGCTCAAAGCCCTGGCCCCCAGCGCCCCTTCCCAGCCCTCCATGGAGAGCCTGGCCCGAGGCATGGTCAACCTGGGCAACGCCGgctacatggccctgtccagcacCCG GTTGCTAAAGATGAGACAGGAAGCAATCCATCAGATGCGAGTCCACTTCTACTATCAGCAGCTGTTGGA TGAGACGGTGTGGAATCCCCTGGACCTGCCTATGCTAGCGGTTGAGAACGTCCCCAACCCACCCGACAGAATTTTCTGGAAGGCAGCCCTCCTTTTGCCCAGCGAACACGAGAGTGAGGCCAGCATTGCAGACAG GGTCCTGACAGACTGGCTGGAGACAAAGCTTGGCGGAATGGACAACGAGCAGCAGTTCAACGAGCAGCAGCAGGAGGGGACATTCAGGACTCTCTGCATCACCAATGCATTAAGGGATTCCGGAGAGAGGACTCACAAAGTACACCTCAGCGTAAAG GCGTCTCGCGGCCCACTAAGCGAAGAGGGCTTGTCCAAGATGGAGGAGGCCCAGGAGCTCCAGGGCACGCGGGCCCTTCTGATGCTGCTGCCCGCCCCCAGCTCAGGCAGCGAGGACCAGGACGTGCCCCTGCTCTCTGCCTTGCTCCAACTTAAACAGCTCCAGCAGGCAAACATCTGGGACTGCCCGCTACCTCTCGCCATACTGGTGCCTGGCCTGCAAGATGTGCAGAAACTGGAGGAAG ACCTGATGCTCCAGACGTTGGTTGAAGATGGTCTGATCTCAGAACACACGTTCGTCCCCATCCCAGAGACCACCAGCGACTTGCAGGGCTCAGAGAAG GTGAGCGAGGCAGTGCGCTGGCTCTTGGCACGTGCCCCCGCGCCCTCCTTGGTCTCCTGCAGGACCCTGGTACACTTCGTGGAGACTGGGCTGTGCCGAGAGTTCAGTGCCCGTCTCTACGGCCATCGGCAGGACCGGGCAGGGGCGAGGCTGGCACAGCAACACCCGGCGCCTGTCATCAACCTCTACAACGCTGTGCTGTCCTTCCTGGCCGACATAGTGTCCTCCCAGCAGCTCACCACCCTCTCCTGGCCCCCGGGGGAGTTCGCCCTGCCGGACATGCGGGATCTGGTGCCCCATATGGGCTGGAACTCCCCTCAGCACCTGGCCTGGCTCCGGAGGGCAGTCCTCAGCCTGCAGATACCCAGCTGGAACCTGCCTGCTGATTCAG CCTCCTGGCCACAGCTGTGCGCCTCCATCTTCCAGTACGCTGGCCAGGTCTCAGCGTCACGCCATAGCCAGCCCCTCCTCATGTCCCATCTGGAGAACCTCCTGGAGAGGGTGCGCTGCTCCACCACTGCGGCCCAGGACCAGTGGGATGCGAATGAGGGCCCGTCCATGGAGCAAATCCCCTGGGACGAGGTGGTGGCCCTCTGCATAGACCACAAGCTGAAGGACTGGCAGCCTCCAGACGGCCCAGTGTGTGCTG ATGCTGTGACAGAGGATGGAGAGGTCCTGGTCTACTTCTCCAAGGAGGCACTGAAGGGCTTCCAGCCACCTGcagagtggactgaggctgtcAGACTAACACACAGGGAGAAGCAGCTGGAGACATTAGG AGACAGTCCCGGAGGCTTCTCAGTCCCAGAGACAGTCCCGAAGGCTTCTCTGAGGCTTCCTATCAGACAGAAGCTGTTCCAGAGCCTGGCAGATGGTCCGGAACAAACCGTCGCCAGCTCCGCCACCGTGGACATCACACACACGCCCTCGCCCCGAGAACTCCTACCTCACAAGGTCCTCCACGGCCTCCAGGAGGAGAGGGCCCTCAGCCAGAGGTGTGAGGAGCAACTGCAGCGCTGGCTGGAGGTGGAGCCTCTGGACATGCCCTCCCTGCCCTTATTCATgccctccaccctcctctccATGACCAACATCCTGGCTCCTATTCGTACTCCTGCTGCTGATGTTGCTGCTCCTCAG GAGGCGGACCTCGAAGACCCTTTGGAAAAAGTAGGCCGTGATTGGTTTAAGGGTGCACCCATATCCATGACACAGCGCCTGAAGGAGCTAGATAGTCTTTTATTGGCCAGTCGAGAGGAGGAGCTTGCATGCAGTCTCAAGCTAAACAGCTTATTGCACATTGTCGAGGACTAA
- the ybey gene encoding endoribonuclease YbeY isoform X2 → MGVVLRNLQNVVPLRRARLRKDVETLRHILGIQKLDLGVICVDNRKIQRINNIYRKNNSPTDVLSFPFYEELRPGKLPCPLHRDEQNLGDIFLGVEYLMKQCQQESQDLHETLTSLPMESVICWVTDMKPRRSGKRCCRRKATF, encoded by the exons ATGGGTGTAGTTCTACGGAATCTGCAGAACGTTGTACCGCTTCGACGTGCAAGGTTACGGAAGGATGTTGAAACGCTTAGGCACATTTTGGGCATCCAAAAACTTGATTTGGGAGTCATTTGCGTGGACAATCGCAAGATTCAAcgaataaataacatttataggAAAAACAATTCTCCCACGGATGTTCTGTCATTTCCATTCTATGAG GAACTAAGGCCCGGGAAGCTGCCATGTCCCCTTCATAGAGATGAGCAAAACCTGGGAGACATATTCTTGGGGGTTGAATACCTAATGAAACAGTGCCAGCAGGAGTCTCAGGACCTTCACGAAACTCTCACA TCACTGCCCATGGAATCTGTCATTTGTTGGGTTACAGACATGAAACCGAGGAGGAGTGGAAAGAG ATGCTGCAGAAGGAAAGCTACATTCTGA
- the ybey gene encoding endoribonuclease YbeY isoform X1, which yields MGVVLRNLQNVVPLRRARLRKDVETLRHILGIQKLDLGVICVDNRKIQRINNIYRKNNSPTDVLSFPFYEELRPGKLPCPLHRDEQNLGDIFLGVEYLMKQCQQESQDLHETLTMLQKESYILNEFNRFTGRHLVPLTKNFSEVR from the exons ATGGGTGTAGTTCTACGGAATCTGCAGAACGTTGTACCGCTTCGACGTGCAAGGTTACGGAAGGATGTTGAAACGCTTAGGCACATTTTGGGCATCCAAAAACTTGATTTGGGAGTCATTTGCGTGGACAATCGCAAGATTCAAcgaataaataacatttataggAAAAACAATTCTCCCACGGATGTTCTGTCATTTCCATTCTATGAG GAACTAAGGCCCGGGAAGCTGCCATGTCCCCTTCATAGAGATGAGCAAAACCTGGGAGACATATTCTTGGGGGTTGAATACCTAATGAAACAGTGCCAGCAGGAGTCTCAGGACCTTCACGAAACTCTCACA ATGCTGCAGAAGGAAAGCTACATTCTGAATGAATTCAACAGATTCACCGGCAGACACCTTGTACCACTGACCAAGAACTTCAGTGAAGTGCGTTGA
- the ybey gene encoding endoribonuclease YbeY (The RefSeq protein has 1 substitution compared to this genomic sequence), which translates to MGVVLRNLQNVVPLRRARLRKDVETLRHILGIQKFDLGVICVDNRKIQRINNIYRKNNSPTDVLSFPFYEELRPGKLPCPLHRDEQNLGDIFLGVEYLMKQCQQESQDLHETLTSVTAHGICHLLGYRHETEEEWKEMLQKESYILNEFNRFTGRHLVPLTKNFSEVR; encoded by the exons ATGGGTGTAGTTCTACGGAATCTGCAGAACGTTGTACCGCTTCGACGTGCAAGGTTACGGAAGGATGTTGAAACGCTTAGGCACATTTTGGGCATCCAAAAACTTGATTTGGGAGTCATTTGCGTGGACAATCGCAAGATTCAAcgaataaataacatttataggAAAAACAATTCTCCCACGGATGTTCTGTCATTTCCATTCTATGAG GAACTAAGGCCCGGGAAGCTGCCATGTCCCCTTCATAGAGATGAGCAAAACCTGGGAGACATATTCTTGGGGGTTGAATACCTAATGAAACAGTGCCAGCAGGAGTCTCAGGACCTTCACGAAACTCTCACA TCAGTCACTGCCCATGGAATCTGTCATTTGTTGGGTTACAGACATGAAACCGAGGAGGAGTGGAAAGAG ATGCTGCAGAAGGAAAGCTACATTCTGAATGAATTCAACAGATTCACCGGCAGACACCTTGTACCACTGACCAAGAACTTCAGTGAAGTGCGTTGA
- the usp37 gene encoding ubiquitin carboxyl-terminal hydrolase 37 gives MATAVPKLSSGSVVKIRITSLDLGTTRWREGTFEVLEKESKVNLCLKFNAGGAPKNFQLNHNVKNVVMQPMHAMRRIVVTLKDNSVVSLEKIPLPVADKMKEYLEKLKQGKPTVLKSSQGSASFGVLGNRSVKNETSPPGERQATQRRPSVDNREETTPRKPLGSPSKGASTPVRSGLSENRSEKRKRLLTPDSDLTEDYPKENDSSSNNKAVSDTSRKFLLSCKDKLKQVEENRSSAQLVSAPLQPTSFYGSRSVTKDYSTSHSFLDRSSSASQTPSAKRSLTLPNHSTPFKKVRPTLDYGGWNKPRPSTLAQPQPPLQGFSNLGNTCYMNAILQSLFSLPSFSNDLLKQGIPWKKVPANALLRRFAHLLAKKDTSCPEVKKDLLRRVKSAISSTAERFSGYMQNDAHEFLSQCLDQLKEDVEKMNKTWKSESPAAAWDEPPQQATAARPGEEADTSRVYTCPVVVNMEFEVQHTITCKGCGEVVTKREQFNDLSIDLPRRKKTLPLRSIQDSLDLFFRMEEIEYSCEKCSGKAATVTHKFSRLPRVLILHLKRYSFNAQLSLNSKLGQQVMIPRYLTLLSHCTDATRPPLTLGWSAHAAMSRTLKASQLVNSSSLVRKVSLKTGGGTSSNVVDSDSEEELTRKAMSRKRRLSECLVDDDRADEVHRGVHTDAPDFNAINDEDMLAAVLEMSRQDAGLSCPAPDDEPTSSPDTGFGDVDPDAQELNYHPDLLETDTKPSTDVLDSLDLTMDENKENQTPEGVQGELDWMQQYNLDQEREEQELQQALAQSLQEHEAQEMREDDDLKRATELSLQEFNNSLPELHCSDEDSGNEEVLDMEYSEAEAEDLKKNAESGDLANSFRLISVVSHIGSSSSSGHYISDVYDMKKQSWLTYNDLDVSRTQEATVQMDRDRSGYIFFYMHKDVFEELSELERTGSSGGTSEAGRTVLQPL, from the exons TGTGAAGAACGTTGTGATGCAGCCCATGCATGCAATGAGACGGATTGTGGTGACTCTTAAGGATAACAGTGTGGTCAGCCTGGAAAAAATACCCCTTCCTGTGGCTGACAAAATGAAAGAATACCTTGAGAAGCTGAAGCAAGGAAAACCAACAG TTCTAAAGTCCTCCCAGGGAAGTGCCAGCTTTGGGGTGCTCGGCAATCGATCTGTAAAGAACGAGACTAGCCCTCCTGGAGAACGGCAG gCTACACAAAGACGCCCCAGTGTGGACAACAGGGAGGAGACTACGCCCCGCAAGCCTCTGGGCAGCCCCAGCAAGGGGGCCTCCACACCTGTCCGCAGTGGGCTGTCTGAGAACAG GagtgagaagaggaagaggctCCTCACCCCTGACAGTGACCTGACTGAAGACTACCCCAAAGAGAACGACTCATCCAG CAACAACAAGGCCGTGTCAGACACTTCCAGGAAGTTTTTGCTGAGCTGTAAAGACAAGCTTAAACAGGTGGAGGAGAACCGTAGCTCAG CGCAACTCGTCTCTGCGCCACTTCAGCCCACGTCGTTTTACGGCAGCCGCTCTGTGACCAAAGACTATTCCACAAGTCACTCCTTCCTCGACCG TTCATCTAGTGCCTCCCAGACCCCCTCGGCTAAGAGAAGTCTCACGTTACCCAACCACTCAACTCCTTTCAAGAAAGTGCGCCCCACGCTGGACTATGGTGGCTGGAACAAGCCAAGACCATCGACTCTGGCCCAGCCACAGCCCCCACTGCAAGG ATTCTCCAACCTGGGCAACACGTGTTACATGAACGCCATCCTCCAATCTCTCTTCAGCCTGCCTTCATTCTCCAATGATCTGCTGAAGCAGGGAATCCCGTGGAAGAAGGTCCCTGCCAACGCCCTGCTCAG gcgCTTTGCCCACTTGCTGGCCAAGAAAGACACCTCGTGCCCCGAGGTAAAGAAAGACCTGCTAAGAAGAGTGAAGAGTGCCATCTCCTCCACAGCCGAGCGCTTCTCTGGATACATGCAAAAC GATGCCCATGAGTTCCTGAGCCAGTGCCTGGACCAGCTGAAGGAGGACGTGGAGAAGATGAACAAAACCTGGAAGAGTGAGTCACCGGCGGCAGCGTGGGACGAACCCCCCCAGCAGGCGACGGCAGCCAGGCCTGGGGAGGAAGCGGACACCTCGCGTGTCTACACCTGTCCAGTGGTGGTTAACATGGAGTTTGAGGTGCAGCACACAATCACCTGCAAAGG CTGTGGTGAAGTGGTGACAAAGCGGGAGCAGTTCAACGACCTGTCCATTGACCTGCCTCGCCGGAAGAAGACCCTCCCTCTCCGGTCCATTCAGGACTCCCTGGACCTCTTCTTCAGG ATGGAGGAAATTGAGTATTCGTGCGAGAAGTGTAGCGGGAAAGCGGCAACGGTTACTCATAAATTCAGCCGTCTCCCCAG AGTTCTAATCCTGCATCTGAAGCGCTACAGCTTCAACGCCCAGCTGTCTCTGAACAGTAAGCTGGGCCAGCAAGTGATGATCCCTCGTTACCTCACATTGTTGTCCCACTGCACGGACGCCACGCGGCCCCCCCTCACCCTGGGCTGGAGCGCCCACGCTGCCAT GTCACGGACACTGAAAGCCTCCCAGTTGGTGAACTCCTCCTCACTGGTTCG AAAAGTTTCTCTGAAGACTGGGGGCGGGACCAGCAGTAACGTGGTGGACTCTGACAGCGAAGAGGAGCTCACCCGGAAGGCAATGAGCCGCAAGCGTCGCCTCAGCGAGTGTTTGGTTGATGATGACCGAGCAGATGAGGTTCATCGAGGCGTCCACACGGATGCGCCTGACTTCAATGCCATCAACGACGAGGACATGTTGGCAGCGGTGCTCGAGATGAGCCGCCAGGACGCGGGCCTATCCTGCCCTGCCCCTGATGACGAGCCCACCAGCAGCCCAGACACGGGCTTCGGAGACGTGGACCCCGACGCCCAGGAGCTGAACTATCACCCTGACCTGCTGGAAACGGACACTAAGCCATCTACCG ACGTGCTGGACTCCCTGGACCTGACCATGGACGAGAACAAGGAGAACCAGACTCCCGAGGGGGTGCAAGGGGAGCTGGACTGGATGCAGCAGTACAACCTGGATCAGGAGcgggaggagcaggagctgcAACAAGCCCTGGCCCAGAGCTTGCAGGAGCAT GAAGCCCAAGAGATGAGAGAAGATGATGACCTCAAGAGAGCCACGGAACTCAGTCTCCAAG AGTTCAACAACTCATTGCCGGAGCTGCATTGTTCAGACGAGGACTCTGGAAATGAGGAGGTGTTGGATATGGAGTATAgcgaagcagaggctgaggacCTGAAGAAGAACGCAGAG AGCGGCGATCTGGCCAATTCTTTCCGACTGATCAGTGTAGTCAGTCACATTGGGAGCAGCTCCTCTTCTG GCCATTATATCAGCGACGTCTATGACATGAAGAAGCAGTCATGGCTGACCTACAATGACCTGGACGTGTCACGCACACAGGAGGCCACAGTGCAGATGGACCGTGACCGTAGTGGATACATCTTCTTTTACATGCACAA AGATGTATTTGAGGAGCTGTCTGAGCTGGAGAGGACTGGTTCCAGTGGAGGAACCTCTGAAGCAGGGAGGACTGTCCTGCAGCCCCTCTGA